The proteins below come from a single Pedobacter aquae genomic window:
- a CDS encoding RNA-binding S4 domain-containing protein, with translation MIEFKLEGEFIPLIQLLKATDLVSSGGEAQAVVIDGLVQYNGVTDYRKRLKVRKGDTVKFNNKTIKIV, from the coding sequence ATGATTGAATTTAAACTAGAAGGCGAGTTTATCCCGCTGATACAGCTCCTAAAAGCAACAGACTTAGTTTCCTCTGGGGGCGAAGCACAAGCGGTAGTAATAGATGGCTTGGTACAATACAACGGCGTTACCGATTACCGTAAGCGCTTAAAAGTGCGTAAAGGCGATACCGTAAAATTCAATAATAAAACCATAAAGATTGTATGA
- the aroB gene encoding 3-dehydroquinate synthase, producing the protein MNPIQSSTYQVYFDNSLQVLQDLLQQGNYSKVFIITDENTGQFCLPVLQEKLPALDNFDIIEIPYGEENKNIDYCIGIWRMLLDFEADRNALVINLGGGVVTDMGSFAASTYKRGIDFIQIPTTLLSQVDASVGGKTGIDIENVKNIIGTFALPQAVIICADFLQTLPERQIISGFAEVIKHGIIADAAYYQDIISLPHAKDISTAQIHASVAIKNKVVLEDPFEKGLRKILNFGHTIGHAVESWSLEHDSSPLLHGEAIAVGMICESYLAHMTGILEEEDFKTIVQDVLKFFPKYKLKEGIENDLLAIMQHDKKNSVGNINFSLPNKIGNCLYNQVVSKDLIIESLAYYRSLNS; encoded by the coding sequence ATGAATCCTATCCAAAGCAGTACCTATCAGGTATATTTCGATAATAGTTTACAGGTTTTACAAGACCTTCTTCAACAAGGTAATTACTCTAAAGTATTTATCATCACTGATGAAAATACCGGACAGTTTTGCCTGCCTGTTTTACAAGAGAAATTACCAGCACTAGATAATTTTGATATTATAGAAATCCCTTACGGGGAGGAAAATAAAAATATTGATTATTGCATAGGTATCTGGAGGATGCTATTAGATTTTGAAGCTGATAGAAATGCTCTAGTGATAAATTTAGGTGGCGGTGTTGTAACCGATATGGGAAGCTTTGCTGCATCAACCTATAAAAGAGGGATAGATTTTATTCAGATTCCTACTACGCTGCTTTCGCAGGTAGATGCCTCTGTTGGTGGTAAAACAGGTATTGATATTGAAAATGTGAAAAATATCATCGGAACTTTTGCTTTGCCACAGGCGGTTATCATTTGTGCCGATTTTTTACAAACCTTACCAGAAAGACAAATCATCTCTGGTTTTGCAGAAGTTATCAAACATGGTATCATCGCTGATGCTGCTTATTATCAAGATATCATCAGCTTACCTCATGCAAAAGACATCAGTACCGCACAAATACATGCATCGGTAGCAATTAAAAATAAAGTGGTTTTAGAAGACCCTTTTGAAAAAGGCTTAAGAAAAATCTTAAACTTTGGACATACCATAGGGCATGCCGTAGAATCTTGGTCTTTAGAACATGATAGCAGCCCGCTTTTACACGGCGAAGCCATTGCTGTGGGGATGATATGCGAATCGTATTTAGCTCACATGACAGGCATTTTAGAAGAAGAAGATTTTAAAACCATTGTTCAAGATGTGCTGAAATTCTTCCCAAAATACAAGCTTAAAGAAGGTATTGAAAATGATTTACTAGCGATTATGCAGCATGATAAAAAGAACAGCGTTGGTAATATCAATTTCTCTCTACCAAATAAAATCGGGAATTGCTTGTATAATCAGGTAGTTTCTAAAGATTTGATTATAGAAAGCTTAGCTTATTATAGAAGTTTAAATAGTTAA
- a CDS encoding prephenate dehydratase → MSAKKRVAIQGIKASFHEEAAFKFFGEDIDTIECNSFKETFQKLKAGEADYVVMAIENSIAGSLLPNYTLLREYNFPVIGEVYLHIQLHLMALPGVKFEDIKTVTSHPIAIRQCNDFLDDFPHLKVVESSDTAACAKKIKEEQLTDTVAIANNLAAKLYGLEILERRIESNKKNYTRFLILTDKQVDIKDSNKASLCFQVNNNVGSLAAVLNIFAENKINMSKIQSMPVLGKRNEYNFYVDVEWKDTKQYDRAIRDSLKHTSNFSILGEYKKNDKV, encoded by the coding sequence ATGAGCGCAAAAAAGAGAGTTGCAATACAGGGAATTAAAGCTTCTTTTCACGAAGAAGCCGCTTTTAAGTTTTTTGGAGAGGATATAGACACCATCGAGTGTAACTCTTTTAAAGAAACTTTTCAGAAGCTTAAAGCAGGTGAGGCCGACTATGTGGTGATGGCTATAGAGAATAGCATTGCCGGAAGTTTATTGCCTAATTATACTTTATTAAGAGAGTATAATTTCCCAGTCATAGGCGAAGTCTACCTGCATATTCAATTGCATTTAATGGCGCTTCCAGGGGTTAAGTTTGAGGATATTAAAACCGTAACTTCGCATCCCATTGCTATTCGCCAGTGTAATGATTTTCTGGATGATTTCCCTCATCTAAAAGTGGTAGAAAGTAGCGATACTGCTGCCTGTGCTAAGAAAATCAAAGAAGAGCAATTAACAGATACGGTTGCTATTGCCAATAATTTAGCAGCAAAGCTTTATGGCTTAGAAATTTTAGAACGTAGGATAGAATCTAACAAGAAAAACTACACCCGTTTTTTAATTCTTACAGATAAACAGGTAGATATTAAAGATAGTAACAAAGCTTCTTTGTGCTTTCAGGTAAATAATAATGTAGGTTCTTTAGCTGCGGTATTAAACATCTTTGCCGAGAATAAGATTAATATGAGTAAAATCCAATCTATGCCGGTACTGGGTAAAAGAAATGAATATAATTTTTATGTAGATGTAGAGTGGAAAGATACGAAGCAGTACGATAGAGCCATCCGCGATTCATTAAAACATACCAGCAACTTTAGCATTTTGGGCGAGTATAAAAAGAACGATAAGGTTTAA
- a CDS encoding chorismate mutase, whose translation MKLNLNIQPLSSWMKVSSEPLIISGPCSAETEEQLLATAHLVKNTGKVSVLRAGIWKPRTRPGEFEGIGSIGLQWLKRAKEETGLPTAVEVATAKHVEEALAAGVDILWIGARSTVNPFTVQEIADALQGADVPVMVKNPINPDLALWIGALERINRAGITKLAAIHRGFSSFEKSAYRNEPMWDLAIHLKTLAPELPILNDPSHICGTRDLIPYISQQALDLDMQGLMIESHIDPSVAWTDAKQQVTPAALTEIVNNLTIRKADSSNPEFTDKLQGLRDSIDRIDDQILQKLGERMALVEKIGEYKRDNDVTILQVNRWEEILEKRTALASALKLEKDFTEKVLELIHGESIRKQTEIMNAKTELN comes from the coding sequence ATGAAACTTAACTTAAACATACAACCACTAAGCAGCTGGATGAAGGTATCTAGCGAGCCATTAATCATCTCTGGACCATGTAGTGCAGAAACAGAAGAGCAATTATTAGCAACTGCTCATTTAGTAAAAAACACAGGTAAAGTAAGTGTTTTAAGAGCAGGTATCTGGAAGCCAAGAACTCGTCCAGGAGAATTTGAAGGTATCGGAAGCATCGGTTTACAATGGTTAAAAAGAGCTAAAGAAGAAACAGGTTTACCTACAGCAGTAGAGGTAGCAACAGCAAAACACGTTGAAGAAGCTTTAGCAGCAGGTGTTGATATCCTTTGGATTGGTGCTCGTTCTACCGTAAACCCTTTTACAGTACAAGAAATTGCTGATGCTTTACAAGGAGCAGATGTTCCAGTAATGGTTAAAAATCCTATCAACCCAGATTTAGCTTTATGGATTGGTGCTTTAGAGCGTATCAATAGAGCTGGAATCACCAAATTGGCAGCTATCCACCGTGGATTCTCTTCTTTTGAGAAATCAGCTTACAGAAACGAGCCTATGTGGGATTTAGCTATCCACCTTAAAACATTAGCACCAGAATTACCTATCTTGAACGACCCAAGTCATATTTGCGGTACAAGAGACTTAATTCCTTACATCTCTCAACAAGCATTAGACTTAGATATGCAAGGTTTAATGATCGAGTCGCATATAGACCCTTCTGTTGCATGGACAGATGCTAAGCAACAAGTTACGCCAGCTGCCTTAACAGAAATCGTTAATAACTTAACCATCAGAAAAGCAGATTCTTCAAATCCAGAGTTTACCGATAAATTACAAGGTTTAAGAGATTCAATTGATAGAATTGATGATCAAATCTTACAAAAACTAGGCGAGCGTATGGCTTTGGTAGAGAAAATTGGTGAGTACAAAAGAGATAACGATGTAACCATCTTACAGGTTAACCGTTGGGAAGAAATTTTAGAGAAAAGAACTGCTTTAGCAAGTGCTTTAAAATTAGAAAAAGATTTCACAGAGAAGGTTTTAGAATTGATACACGGCGAGTCTATTCGTAAACAAACCGAAATCATGAACGCTAAAACAGAACTAAACTAA
- a CDS encoding 3-phosphoshikimate 1-carboxyvinyltransferase has protein sequence MSGNILISNAPKQIQETIRLTGSKSESNRALIIQALSGGKVKVENLSAAADTVTLNHILNSLAQEPAEVNVGPAGTAMRFLASYLTVKGVQTVLTGTERMKQRPIGILVDALNKIGGQITYVEKEGFPPLQIAPAFKQTQNKVSIKGDISSQYITSLLLVAAALEEGLTLDIEGELTSKPYVEMTLGFLVQCGIQHTWEDNQITIAHQEFESSTLVVEPDWSAASYWYAFAALADEATITLPYLRQNSLQGDSVIAAIMAHFGIATAYSEEGIIIKKVPHQLSEKFFDLKDCPDLAQTVIVCSAALGHEATFTGLETLKIKETDRVAALQNELAKIGVKLIEENLNYTLDCSGLHFPDKISIATYEDHRMAMAFAPLASFVKEVEVEEANVVEKSYPSYWEDVKKIGFRLDDLK, from the coding sequence ATGAGCGGAAATATCCTCATCAGTAATGCTCCAAAACAAATACAGGAGACGATTAGGTTAACAGGCTCTAAAAGCGAAAGTAACAGAGCGCTTATCATACAGGCATTAAGTGGCGGAAAGGTTAAAGTAGAAAACCTTTCGGCTGCTGCCGATACCGTAACGCTAAACCATATTTTAAATAGTTTAGCCCAAGAACCAGCAGAAGTAAATGTTGGTCCGGCTGGTACGGCTATGCGTTTCTTGGCTTCTTACCTCACGGTTAAAGGTGTTCAGACCGTATTAACCGGTACAGAGCGGATGAAACAACGTCCTATTGGTATCTTGGTTGATGCGCTTAATAAAATTGGTGGGCAAATTACTTATGTAGAAAAGGAAGGTTTTCCACCTTTACAGATAGCGCCTGCTTTTAAACAAACGCAAAATAAGGTCAGTATCAAGGGAGATATCAGCTCGCAATATATTACTTCTTTACTATTGGTTGCAGCCGCTTTAGAAGAAGGTTTGACATTAGACATTGAAGGCGAGTTAACCTCCAAACCTTATGTAGAGATGACATTAGGTTTCTTAGTTCAGTGTGGCATTCAGCATACTTGGGAAGATAACCAAATTACAATAGCACATCAGGAGTTTGAAAGCAGCACCCTTGTGGTAGAGCCAGATTGGAGCGCAGCATCTTATTGGTATGCTTTTGCTGCTTTGGCAGATGAGGCCACCATTACTTTACCTTATTTAAGACAAAACAGCTTACAAGGTGATAGCGTTATTGCAGCTATCATGGCGCATTTTGGTATTGCTACGGCTTACAGTGAAGAAGGTATCATCATCAAAAAAGTTCCTCATCAGCTTAGCGAAAAATTCTTTGATTTAAAAGACTGTCCGGATTTAGCCCAAACTGTTATTGTTTGTAGTGCTGCATTAGGGCATGAGGCTACTTTTACAGGCTTGGAAACTTTAAAAATTAAAGAAACAGACCGCGTTGCCGCTTTACAAAACGAATTGGCTAAGATTGGAGTTAAACTTATTGAGGAAAACCTAAATTATACTTTAGATTGTAGCGGATTACATTTTCCAGATAAAATCAGTATTGCTACCTACGAAGATCACCGTATGGCGATGGCCTTTGCACCTTTAGCAAGCTTTGTTAAAGAGGTTGAAGTAGAAGAAGCAAACGTGGTAGAGAAATCATATCCAAGCTATTGGGAAGATGTAAAGAAAATTGGATTCAGACTGGATGATTTAAAGTAG
- the aroC gene encoding chorismate synthase: MAGNSFGKVFRITTFGESHGAAIGVIIDGCPPNIALDLDFIQYELDKRKPGQSKITTQRKESDTCQILSGVFEGKTTGTPIAIVIPNEDQKSKDYDHNKDTFRPSHADYTYQHKYGIRDHRGGGRSSARETAARVAAGAIAKLALKKVGIEVVAHVSSVGTIDAPHIDFTSVEDFEALRESNIVRCADPSTAKEMINLIDQIRKEGDTIGGKVSCIVKNCPVGLGEPVFDKLHADLGKAMLSINAVHGFDYGSGFDGSTMRGSEHNDIFEKNHLGDVITRTNFSGGIQGGISNGMDINFRVAFKPVATIMTNQQTVNKDGDAAEIKGKGRHDPCVVPRAVAIVEAMAALVIIDHYLRNNLYQ; encoded by the coding sequence ATGGCAGGAAATTCATTCGGAAAAGTATTTAGAATCACCACATTTGGCGAATCGCATGGAGCGGCTATAGGCGTCATCATAGATGGCTGTCCGCCCAATATAGCGTTAGACTTAGATTTTATCCAGTACGAGCTGGATAAACGTAAACCAGGGCAATCTAAAATTACCACCCAAAGAAAAGAATCAGACACCTGTCAGATACTTTCAGGGGTTTTTGAAGGTAAAACAACAGGAACACCTATCGCTATCGTTATCCCAAATGAAGATCAGAAATCAAAAGATTACGATCATAATAAGGACACTTTCAGGCCTTCACATGCAGATTATACTTATCAGCATAAATATGGGATAAGAGACCATAGAGGAGGAGGCAGGTCATCAGCTCGTGAAACTGCAGCTCGTGTAGCAGCAGGTGCTATTGCTAAGTTAGCTTTAAAAAAGGTAGGGATAGAGGTAGTAGCACACGTTTCTTCTGTAGGCACTATTGATGCTCCACATATCGATTTTACTTCCGTAGAAGATTTCGAAGCCTTAAGAGAAAGTAATATTGTAAGATGTGCAGACCCGTCTACAGCAAAGGAAATGATTAACCTGATAGATCAAATCAGAAAAGAAGGCGATACCATAGGAGGTAAAGTAAGCTGTATCGTTAAAAATTGCCCGGTAGGATTAGGAGAGCCCGTTTTTGATAAGCTACATGCAGATTTAGGCAAAGCCATGTTGAGTATCAATGCCGTACATGGCTTTGATTATGGTTCTGGCTTTGATGGCTCTACCATGCGTGGCTCAGAGCATAACGATATTTTTGAAAAGAACCATTTAGGTGATGTGATTACCAGAACCAATTTTTCTGGTGGTATACAAGGAGGTATTTCTAATGGTATGGATATCAATTTCAGGGTTGCTTTTAAACCTGTGGCTACCATCATGACCAACCAACAAACGGTTAATAAGGATGGTGATGCTGCGGAAATCAAAGGAAAAGGCCGACATGATCCTTGTGTAGTCCCAAGAGCCGTTGCCATTGTAGAAGCCATGGCCGCACTGGTCATCATCGACCATTATCTGAGGAATAACTTGTATCAATAG
- a CDS encoding WcaF family extracellular polysaccharide biosynthesis acetyltransferase codes for MSEKVQLKKKFDTGKFDHGASVLKQVLWYFCSALFFRSGLIPFSIILVWMLRLFGAKIGRDVRVKPYVHIKFPWKLSLGDHSWLAECFIENLDHVHIGANCCVSQGAMLMTGNHDYKSKNFDLLTKPIILEDGVWIGARAIVCPGVTCKSHAVLSMAAVAHHDLEAYSIYQGAPAVKVKERVVGG; via the coding sequence ATGTCGGAGAAAGTACAACTTAAAAAGAAATTTGATACAGGTAAGTTTGACCATGGAGCTTCTGTACTTAAACAAGTTCTTTGGTATTTTTGTAGTGCCTTGTTCTTCAGGTCAGGATTGATTCCTTTCAGTATCATTTTAGTATGGATGTTAAGACTATTTGGTGCGAAAATAGGAAGAGATGTTCGGGTTAAACCTTATGTCCATATTAAATTTCCATGGAAACTCAGCCTAGGAGACCATTCCTGGCTAGCAGAATGTTTTATTGAAAATCTGGACCATGTGCATATTGGTGCTAATTGCTGTGTTTCCCAAGGTGCAATGTTGATGACCGGAAATCATGATTATAAAAGCAAAAATTTCGATTTACTTACGAAGCCTATCATCTTAGAAGATGGTGTATGGATAGGTGCCAGAGCTATTGTGTGCCCTGGTGTTACCTGTAAAAGTCATGCTGTTTTGAGTATGGCTGCTGTAGCTCATCATGATTTAGAAGCTTATAGCATCTATCAGGGCGCTCCTGCTGTAAAGGTTAAGGAAAGGGTGGTGGGGGGTTAG
- a CDS encoding exosortase/archaeosortase family protein: MGYNQKLSKFVFALLLIYFALDYFFEFWIGICAPGGLYWPFAHQHLNFIAWYRDFLISGSQVIAALWGIKSISNATAMLLIGYGGVKIVYSCLGYGIISLLIAFGIAVPDKKFKNRLIFILSSVLLFSLFNMLRLFVVAFYAKTVAGMRVDHHDIFNWICYIIIFTGMYFWMNKKNAPNKKSHVGESTT; this comes from the coding sequence ATGGGCTATAATCAAAAACTATCAAAATTTGTATTTGCTCTGCTGCTAATTTATTTTGCTTTAGACTATTTTTTTGAATTTTGGATAGGTATCTGTGCTCCAGGCGGATTATATTGGCCTTTTGCGCATCAACATCTAAACTTTATTGCCTGGTATAGGGATTTTTTGATCTCAGGCTCGCAAGTGATTGCTGCCCTATGGGGTATCAAAAGTATTAGTAATGCCACTGCGATGCTCTTAATTGGGTATGGTGGGGTTAAAATTGTTTATAGCTGTTTGGGTTATGGCATCATCAGCTTACTTATTGCTTTTGGTATTGCAGTGCCTGATAAGAAGTTTAAAAACAGGCTAATTTTCATCTTAAGCAGTGTATTATTATTTTCTTTATTTAATATGTTGAGATTATTTGTTGTAGCTTTTTATGCAAAGACAGTGGCAGGTATGCGTGTAGACCATCATGATATATTCAATTGGATATGTTATATCATCATCTTTACAGGGATGTATTTTTGGATGAACAAAAAAAATGCACCTAATAAAAAATCACATGTCGGAGAAAGTACAACTTAA
- a CDS encoding glycosyltransferase family 2 protein encodes MNTKPVPISIIILTFNEEKNIKACVESALDFAEEIFVVDSGSTDATLEILKNYPVQIVQHPFENYSQQRNWAIQHLPIRTHWILNMDADHRLTEEFRLEVSAIFSKPIADDIHGFLASRKTIFMNKWIKYGGHYPTYHAVLFRKGKGLCEEKLYDQHFKVAGKTQKLKGDIIDLITESLSTFTLRHDKWSNLEAFEQFHPQQQGSVIKGSLQNDNPIARRRYMKNLYERFPLFVRPFVYFFIRYFLRLGFLDGKEGLIFHFLQCFWFRFLIDAKIYELKKQKDGL; translated from the coding sequence ATGAATACCAAACCAGTCCCCATCAGTATCATCATCTTAACCTTTAATGAGGAAAAGAATATTAAAGCTTGTGTAGAGAGTGCTCTAGATTTTGCTGAGGAAATATTTGTTGTAGACTCTGGTTCTACAGATGCTACTTTAGAAATATTAAAAAATTATCCGGTACAGATTGTTCAGCATCCTTTCGAAAATTACAGTCAACAAAGAAATTGGGCCATCCAGCATTTACCTATCCGCACCCATTGGATTTTAAATATGGATGCAGACCATCGGTTAACAGAAGAATTTAGGTTAGAAGTTAGTGCCATTTTTAGTAAACCTATAGCCGATGATATTCATGGATTTTTGGCGAGCAGGAAAACCATTTTCATGAATAAATGGATTAAATATGGCGGCCACTACCCTACCTATCACGCTGTACTATTTAGGAAAGGCAAGGGTTTATGTGAAGAAAAACTCTATGACCAGCATTTTAAGGTAGCGGGTAAAACCCAAAAACTTAAAGGAGATATCATTGATTTAATTACAGAATCTTTAAGCACCTTTACTTTAAGACACGATAAATGGTCTAATTTAGAGGCTTTTGAACAATTTCATCCGCAACAACAAGGCTCTGTGATCAAAGGCTCTTTGCAAAATGATAATCCTATTGCTAGAAGAAGGTATATGAAAAATTTATACGAACGTTTCCCTTTATTTGTAAGACCTTTTGTTTACTTTTTCATTAGGTATTTTCTTAGATTAGGATTTCTGGATGGCAAAGAAGGATTGATTTTTCATTTTTTACAGTGCTTCTGGTTTAGATTTTTGATAGATGCTAAAATCTATGAACTTAAGAAACAAAAAGATGGGCTATAA
- a CDS encoding glycosyltransferase: MSVAKLCEEIQAESERRGLGSPVTEDRSLAAHNPELATGNSELETDGRSPMTEDRRPQRNSLIDTKLETGNSELETDGRSPMTEDRRPQRNSLIDTKLETGNSELETDGRSPMTDDHSLTAHNPELATDNWQPTTRSPMTEDGRLEGDSRTGLGNGGFDSAQPDKMIISVYTTLANGKEELPYQNGETKMVDGVEVSYFKRITKDHSHFSPALLWHLWKTVKQFDVVHIHAWWNLVTMPACLIALCRGVKVVLSPRGTLSLYSFEKDKSLLKKVFHQLLGKHLLNACYFHTTSAKEAGDTQALLKPKSIFNIPNFVKLPWEKKLNKKEKIDCTLKLIFLSRIEEKKGLELLFEVLNELDFPWELSVVGDGEMEYVERLKSEDGGPKSADRRLDGEQQEVISDVERLKLEEDRGPKSADRRLDGEQIEGISDVERLKLEEDRGPQSADRRLDGEQIEGISDVERFKSEDRGPKSADRRLDGERQEVVREVESWERRPNTEEGRLGGEQHEVISEDGIKKKSFAKRVHWLGPVYGDEKFDLLAAHDLFVLPSYDENFANVVIESLYSGTPVLITENVGLSDYVKEKDLGWVCKRTAPALKESLIKAYKAIINRDIAFNGLQNTIRKDYEEGNILHHYQTMYHYINTH, encoded by the coding sequence ATGTCTGTGGCGAAGTTATGTGAGGAAATTCAAGCTGAAAGCGAAAGGCGAGGTTTGGGGAGTCCGGTGACCGAGGACCGCAGCCTGGCGGCACATAACCCAGAACTGGCAACAGGAAACAGCGAACTGGAAACAGATGGTAGAAGTCCGATGACCGAGGACCGCAGACCGCAGAGAAATAGTCTAATAGATACAAAACTGGAAACAGGGAACAGCGAACTGGAAACAGATGGTAGAAGTCCGATGACCGAGGACCGCAGACCGCAGAGAAATAGTCTAATAGATACAAAACTGGAAACAGGGAACAGCGAACTGGAAACAGATGGTAGAAGTCCGATGACCGATGACCACAGCCTGACGGCACATAACCCAGAACTGGCAACTGACAACTGGCAACCGACAACTAGAAGTCCGATGACCGAGGACGGAAGACTGGAGGGGGATAGCAGAACGGGGTTAGGGAATGGGGGCTTCGACTCCGCTCAGCCTGACAAGATGATAATTTCTGTTTATACGACTTTGGCTAATGGGAAAGAGGAACTGCCCTACCAGAATGGGGAAACTAAAATGGTAGATGGTGTTGAGGTAAGCTATTTTAAGCGCATAACCAAAGATCATAGTCACTTCTCTCCTGCCCTTTTATGGCATTTATGGAAAACTGTAAAACAGTTTGATGTGGTACATATTCATGCTTGGTGGAATTTGGTTACCATGCCTGCTTGCTTAATTGCTTTATGTAGAGGCGTGAAGGTAGTTTTAAGCCCAAGAGGCACCCTTAGTTTATACTCTTTTGAAAAAGATAAAAGTTTATTAAAAAAGGTATTTCATCAATTATTGGGTAAACATTTGTTGAATGCCTGTTATTTTCATACAACCAGCGCTAAGGAGGCTGGAGATACGCAAGCTTTACTAAAACCAAAGTCTATTTTTAATATCCCAAACTTTGTAAAGCTCCCTTGGGAGAAAAAGCTAAACAAAAAAGAAAAAATAGATTGTACTTTAAAATTGATCTTTTTATCTCGTATAGAAGAGAAAAAGGGGCTTGAGCTGTTATTTGAAGTTTTGAATGAGTTAGATTTTCCTTGGGAATTGAGTGTTGTTGGAGATGGTGAAATGGAATATGTTGAAAGGTTGAAGTCTGAGGACGGAGGACCGAAGTCCGCAGACCGTAGGCTGGATGGAGAGCAGCAGGAAGTGATAAGTGATGTTGAAAGATTGAAGTTGGAAGAAGACCGAGGACCGAAGTCCGCAGACCGTAGACTGGATGGAGAGCAGATAGAAGGGATAAGTGATGTTGAAAGATTGAAGTTGGAAGAAGACCGAGGACCGCAGTCCGCAGACCGTAGACTGGATGGAGAGCAGATAGAAGGGATAAGTGATGTTGAAAGGTTTAAGTCTGAGGACCGAGGACCGAAGTCCGCAGACCGTAGACTGGATGGTGAGCGGCAGGAAGTTGTGCGTGAAGTGGAAAGTTGGGAAAGAAGACCGAATACCGAAGAAGGTAGGCTGGGTGGAGAACAGCATGAAGTGATAAGTGAAGATGGAATTAAGAAGAAGAGCTTTGCTAAGCGTGTTCATTGGTTAGGCCCTGTTTATGGGGATGAAAAGTTTGACTTATTGGCAGCACATGACTTATTTGTTTTACCTTCTTATGATGAGAATTTTGCTAACGTAGTTATTGAAAGCTTGTATAGCGGAACTCCAGTACTTATTACCGAAAACGTAGGTTTGAGTGATTATGTAAAAGAGAAGGATTTAGGATGGGTTTGTAAAAGAACAGCTCCGGCTTTAAAAGAGAGTTTAATAAAAGCTTATAAAGCTATCATAAATAGAGACATAGCCTTTAATGGCTTACAAAACACCATTAGAAAGGATTATGAAGAAGGGAATATCCTTCATCATTATCAAACGATGTATCATTATATCAACACTCATTAA
- a CDS encoding glycosyltransferase: MKKISVILPVYNGEKFLIDAMESVLKQNLIDFDFLICDDCSTDKSWDLINKYANHPNIKIFKNKINLGLFKTLNFLLSKTSTDLIHLWSQDDVMKPHCLQECIIFHEKHPDLLMSYSGRDYIDENGKLIELYQKDETPEVISSELYAYISAYWGCIAGNIANVTLTKKGIAKAGNFNENYEVSGDFEMWTRLSKNGDIGFLNQPLIFLRRHLGQLSRSYKSTYLSMKEDIPILLNINEMVADEHRKKVQICLTWKTQVIYFNEMLFLVFKKEINLATKCLFLLANHSNIFLLFFRWLLIRFLRTLKKDMWFYKNILHILK, translated from the coding sequence ATGAAAAAAATCAGTGTGATTCTTCCAGTTTATAATGGAGAAAAGTTTTTAATAGATGCAATGGAATCTGTTTTAAAACAAAATTTAATTGATTTCGATTTTTTAATTTGTGATGATTGTTCTACGGACAAAAGTTGGGATTTAATTAATAAATACGCCAATCATCCCAATATTAAAATTTTTAAAAATAAAATAAACTTAGGCCTATTTAAGACTTTAAATTTCCTATTAAGCAAAACATCAACGGATCTAATTCACTTATGGTCGCAAGACGATGTAATGAAACCACATTGTTTACAAGAATGTATAATTTTTCATGAAAAACACCCAGACTTATTGATGAGTTATTCTGGTAGAGACTATATAGATGAGAATGGAAAATTAATAGAACTCTATCAAAAAGATGAAACTCCAGAGGTTATTTCCTCAGAATTATATGCTTATATTTCAGCTTATTGGGGTTGTATTGCTGGTAATATTGCAAATGTAACATTAACCAAAAAGGGTATAGCCAAGGCTGGTAATTTTAATGAAAATTATGAAGTAAGTGGTGATTTTGAAATGTGGACAAGGCTTTCTAAAAATGGTGATATTGGTTTTCTAAATCAGCCACTTATCTTCTTAAGAAGACACTTAGGACAACTAAGTAGAAGTTACAAAAGCACCTATTTAAGTATGAAGGAAGACATCCCTATATTATTGAACATTAATGAAATGGTTGCAGATGAACATAGAAAAAAAGTTCAAATTTGTTTAACATGGAAGACACAAGTTATTTACTTTAATGAAATGCTATTTTTAGTTTTTAAAAAAGAAATCAATCTAGCAACAAAATGTCTATTTCTTTTAGCAAATCACTCAAATATTTTTCTTCTTTTTTTTCGTTGGTTGCTTATCCGTTTTCTGAGAACTCTAAAAAAGGATATGTGGTTCTATAAAAACATTCTTCATATTTTAAAATAG